The following nucleotide sequence is from Candidatus Woesearchaeota archaeon.
GGCAAAAACTTCAATTGTTCCATATCCATTATGAATTGTTACTGGAAAAATAATTGTTAATTTATGGTGAATTATTTTTTGAAGAAAATAAAGATTAAATTTCAGAATTATAATTTCACCAAATATTTCTAATTCACTTACTTGTTTTTCTTTTTGTAATTTAGAATATATTTCTTTAATATTTTTTTTGGATATTGTTGACAAAAAAACTTGTCTTTCTGTTTTTGATAGTGCACTAGAGTAATTTAGAGTAATTATTTCATTAGAAAAATCTTTACTAATTTTATGAATCCAAATATTTTCGGGAATTTCAACTTGAAGTTTAATGTACTTTAAATTATTTTTTTCCATTTCTATTTATTATGTAATTTTATTTGTTTATATCTTTATCTTTATCTATTATTGTTTGTATAATAGATTTCAAAAATCATTTTTGATTTTTCTTATTTATTAATCCATCTTTAACCCATATAATTCTATCTGCTTTTTCTCCTTCTTCAAGTTCATGAGTTACCATTACAATTGTTTGTCCAAAGTCTTTGTTTAATTTTTTAAATAAATTAACAATGTTATCTGATGAGTCTCTATCTAAATTTGCTGTTGGTTCATCTGCAAATAATATTTTTGGTTTATTTAGTAAAGCTCTTGCAATTGATACTCTTTGTTGTTGTCCACCTGAGAGTTCAGAAGGAAAATGGTATCCTCTATCTTCAAGACCAACATTTTTTAAAACTTCTAAAGCAAGTTTGATATATTCATTTTTCTCAATACCTACTGCCATAGCAGTTATGTAAACATTTTCAATAGCATTAAGTTCAGGAATCAAATTATATGATTGGAAGACATAACCTAATTTTTCTAAACGAAATCTGGTTCTTTGTTCTTCATTTAATTTTAAAACATTTTCTGAATCAACTATTAATTCACCATTTGTTGGATTGTCAAGTAATCCTAATTGATGAAGTATTGTTGATTTTCCACTTCCTGATGGACCCATTATTGCAACAAATTCACCTTCTCGAATTTCTAAACTAACATTTTTTAGAGCTGTAGTTTTTATTTTACCATTGTCATAAATTTTTTCTAAATTTTTAGCATCAATTATTATTATTTTCTTATCCATTTTAACCTCCAAATATCACTTCTAACTTCACAAAGTTTGTGTTATGGTTTCGCTTTTCAAGCTCAAGCCATTGTTTTAGTTTTAATTTCATTTTCATTTTTAGCCACCAAATATTGCTTCTAAAATATTATCTTCTGTTGCTTTTTTGGATGGAAAGTAACCAGCTGCAAGAGATGCTACAATAATTGAAAATGATGCAGTCATTAATTTAGATAATTCAATAACTGGATAAACATCTCCTATTGGCATTTTCATTGGATTTGAAGCAAAATAAAGCATCATTATTTTAATAATTACA
It contains:
- a CDS encoding ABC transporter ATP-binding protein, producing MDKKIIIIDAKNLEKIYDNGKIKTTALKNVSLEIREGEFVAIMGPSGSGKSTILHQLGLLDNPTNGELIVDSENVLKLNEEQRTRFRLEKLGYVFQSYNLIPELNAIENVYITAMAVGIEKNEYIKLALEVLKNVGLEDRGYHFPSELSGGQQQRVSIARALLNKPKILFADEPTANLDRDSSDNIVNLFKKLNKDFGQTIVMVTHELEEGEKADRIIWVKDGLINKKNQK